In Candidatus Omnitrophota bacterium, the genomic window ATATTATTCCTTCGTAAATGACATCGCGAAGGAGACAAAAAAGATAGACCCGAACCATCCGGTCGCGATGGGGAACGGCGAAGTCTTCTATCTCGAGATCGCAAAGCCGTTGACGCCCGACGTAGACATACTCGGGCTTATCTCTTACCGCGGTATGAGTTTCGGCAATACATGGGAACAGGCTGATAAGCGCCTCGGCAAACCTATAGTATTGATCGAGTTCGGCTGCGACAGGTTCAATGCCCTCGCTAAAAAGGAAGATGAGGACTTCCAGGTCAAGTTCCTTATAACCCAGTGGAAAGAGATGCTTCGCAACAGCTGCGGCATGACGGGCAAGGGGACGGTGCTGGGAGGCTGTATATTCGAGTGGAACGATGAATGGTGGAAGCACGACGCGTCCAACCCCGCGGGCTGGTTTGTGCAGGACGAGGCGGCCGGCTGGGCTAACGGCGCCTATTATTTCGATATCGAGACCGAAGGCCATATGAACATGAACGAGGAGTGGTACGGCATCGTAGGGTTAAGCCTCGAGAAAGATAAAGATACCGGCGTCAACAAGAGGATACCCAAAAAGGCGTATTACGCCCTTAAGGAGTTATGGTCAAAAGGTTGCGCGGCGGTCGATCCGCCGAGGGTCGGTAAGAAGCCTAATTAGTCCCCAAAATCCTTCAGCGACTAATTAGTTCCTTAAGTGGACGTCCGCGTATTGCGCGATCATCTCCGCGACTTTGGTGGGAGGGATGACCGAGAAGTAATGGTCGACGACGCAATGCGCTATCTCGTGGGCGAGGACATTGGCCGAGACCTTCTCCTCGCTGGCGAAGAGCGTGTTTAGCTTGAAGATATAGTAGGCTATGAACTTGTTATCCTGCCTGAATATTTCGACATATACCCTGTCGAGATCGTCCTGCCCCCTGTAGATCCTGACGTTCATCCGAAGGTCTTTCGGCCTCATGTCGAGTATCTCCTGCACCTTGGAGAATATAAGGTCGAATTTATACGCGATCTCATCCTTCGTATCATCGCCCCCGCGCGGAGGTTTTTCCGTAAGCCCGTAATCTATCTTGTACGTGTCTATCCTGCCGTTCACCGCCGCGAGGTCGACGCCGTCCTTAAAGAAGACGGTGCAATAGAGGCTGTTGACGCTCGTCCAGTCGCTGCCGTCGGAGAAACGGCCGTCCTCCGAGATGACGCTGGCTGAGGCGGTCGCCGCGGCGAAGAGGAGGAGGAACAAAAATACGGGGGATATCCTGAAATAAGAGAGATTGTTCTTTACCTGCCCGATCTTTTTTTCGATATCGCCCAATCTCTTTTCTATCTCACCTCCGGGTGCGTCTTTCGACCGCAGCAGTGACCTCATTCCTTTGACCTCTTCCTCGAGTTCTTTTATTTTGGCCTGCGAAGAAGAGAGGGGATCTTTTATATTCTTGACCGCGGCATTTATTATCCCGCCCAGGTCTTTGAATTCGTCGTGTTCCCTTAGGCGGACTTCCACTGTCAGGTTGCCTTTGCCTATCTCGGCGACATCTTTTTCCAGGCGGTATATGGGCCCATAAATACGGTGGGATATAAAAAGGAGCACCGCTATGGTCGCGAGGCTTACGAGCACGATCGCTATCATGCCGCTGGAGGCCAGGACAGGCAGTATGTAGTCTGCGGTGCTCTTTACGATAAGCCTCAGGCCCTCGAAACTCGTGGTCACAGTCTTCTTTGTAAGGAGGAGGGAGATGACGCTCATTATAAGGCAGGCCGATATCAGGAGCAGGCAGAACTTGACTATGAAACTCGCCTGGAATTTTTTCTTTATGAAATAATTTCTTCTCCTGTTCCTATGCTCAGGGGCCTTTGTCATTTTATGTCTATCTTCTTAAGGGCTTCTCTGTTGATGTCGATCTTCGTCCCCTTCTGTAGGCCGGCGATCCACGCCTTGATCATCCCGCTCGCCTTCCGGTTGCGGTCTTTTTCCGTCTCAGGGATCGAAGAGAGGACCTCTTCCGACTTCTTATTCAGGAGCGAACGCAGGAGGCTCTGCTCCCAGAACCGCTCGACCATCTTCATGAATTCAGGGTCCCTGTCCAGGCCCAGGCGCCGGGCTTCCAGCAGAAGGACCTTTTTCTCTATTATATCGTTCAGGAGCCGTTCTTTGGGGACGCTATTGCGGTATTCCGGAGTGTAAAGCGATGCCTCAGAGAGGAAATCCTCTTTATATAAGGAATAATCGCCTATTTTGGCGATGACCTCTTTTTTGGGGCCCTTTTCCGAGCAGCCGGCCGCGGAAAAGACGGCGCCCGCGATAAGGATCAAAAGCATAAAATATCTCACATCCGTTATTATAAGGGCTTTACTTCCTTTTTGCAATATGTTAATTTATTACCATGAAACTCCCCCTCATTTTGGCGCTTTTTTATGTTTTTTCGGCCTTCCCGGCGGTCTACGCGGAATATAATTCCGTGACCGGCAGGGATGAAGCGGTCAATACGTCCACCGAGGCGGAAGTGGCGCAGGGGGATGCCATTGCCAAGCAGATCGAGAGGCAGGTCAAGCTTGTCGAAGATAAGCATATGCAGGATCGCGTGGAGCTTATAGGCAACAACCTGGCCAGGGTATGCGACCGGAAGGACATTATCTACCATTTCAAGGTGATCGATATCGATGACATAAATGCGGTCTCGCTGCCCGGCGGATGGGTCTATGTCTTCAAAGGGCTGGTCACCAAGTGCAAGAACGACGACGAGCTGGCCGGGGTAATCGCCCATGAAATCGGGCACATCGCCGCGCGGCATTCCGTCAAACAGCAACAAGCCGGTTCCATAATGGACCTCATAACGATCGCTTCCGCGTTAGCGGGCGGCGGAGGGGCCTCCCAGGCGACCGGCCTGGCGGCCACTTCCCTTATGTATTCCTATTCGAGACGGGATGAGTTTGAGGCCGACAAGCGCGCCGTAATGTACACCGAGAAGGCCGGTTACGACCCCAGGGCCTTGATCACTTTTATGAAGACGATGCACGATGCCGAGAGGGACAGAATAAGGCCTTATACCTATTTCAGGTCCCATCCTTACGAGGGGGAGAGGATCGCCAATATTAACCGCGAGATAAACGGGCAGCAGACCTTTACCGATTGGATAAATGAGCCGATAGACAAGGACAGATGGTGATCATTCGGAGGGGAGCATGAAGGCTAAATTCCTTTTTCCCGCGATTATCCTGTGTTTGATTTTTCTCACGGCGCGTAACGCATATCCCGCGGACAAGCCGCAGCAAAAGCCCGGGGTCCGGATACCGAAAGCGGTAAAGCCCGTCTTGATCGACGGGAATCTCGATGAGTATCCCGGGTACGCCATAAGGATGGACGGCGAGTCCTTCGAAAAGCTCCAGTATTTCGAATATGGCGGAAAGGATGACATCAGCGCGGATATCTATCTCCTCTGGGACAATGAGAACCTCTACGTCGCGGCCAGGGTGACCGACGATCTCCCGTTCGATAATAACAAGGAAGGGCCCGACATCTGGGACGGCGACGCCATAGAGGTCCTCTTGGGGATGGACGGGAAGGCGGATCCCGCGAGGATATATTTCGGCAAGGGTGATTACCAGATAGGGCTAAGCCCCGGCAACAACAAGGATATTAAGCCGGGCGAATGGGTCTGGCGGCGCGACGATTACCGGAGCGGTATAGAAGTCGCCTCGAAACAGCGGGATAAAGGGTACATCATCGAGGCTAAGATACCTTTTAAGGTGTTAGGCGGGTTCAAGCCTGAACTGGGCAAGAAGTTCGATTTCGATATAGCGGTAGATGACAGCGACAAGGGCAAGAGGAAGGCGCAACTGGCCTGGACCGGCACAAAAGAGTTCTATTCCGATCCCAGCCAGTGGGGGACGGCGGTCCTTGCCGCCCCGCAGGCCGCATTCACGCTCTCTTATGCCGCCATAATAGGCATAATTATCGCCGTTACGGCCATCGTGGTTTTTATGACTTTCACCGTCCATAAGCCTAAATAGGCATTGAAAAAGCCCCCTAATATTGATAAAATCATCAAATCGGAGGATAGCCAATGAAATGTGACACATGCGGACGCGACGTGCCCGAGGTAAGAAGGGTGGTAGTCGCCCCGGGATACGACAGGGCGTTGGCCAAGCCGGTCTATAATTGCCCGGAATGCTACGAGAAGAAAGAGAAGGCCAAGAAGTACAACACCCCAGAGAATAAATAGCCGATCATGCCCCAGCAGATAAAAGTTCTGGATAACGGATATGTTACGCTCGTCGATTCAATGGGCGGCGACAAGGCGGTCATAGAAGGCGCCCGCCGCTGCTACATGAGCGAGCCGCAGGGTGAGTCTGCGGACTCAAAACTCATCCGCCACCTCATATCAAAAGACCACGGCACGCCTTTCGAGCACGCCTATTTCAGGTTTGACGTCAAATGCCCGATATTCGTCGCGCGCCAGTGGATCCGCCACCGCATCGGCACGTACAATGAGATGTCGCTGAGGTATTGCCTGGCTAAGAGGGATTTCTACACGCCGGAGAACCTTTCAGGCGAGGCGCTGGTAAAATATAAGAAGTCGATAAATGACGCCTTTGATACCTATGAAGCTATCGTAGCTTCAGGTATAAAACGGGAACAAGCCCGCGGCGTCCTGCCGCTTTCCCTGTATACGCTCTATTACTGGACGGTAAATGCCCGTTCGCTCATGAATTTCCTCAAGCTGCGGCTCGATAAGGCGGCGCAGCCGGAGATCCGCGAATACGCGAAGGCCCTCCTCGAGATATTCAGGGAGACGATGCCGGTCACGGCGAAGGCCTTCGAAGAAAAGGTTATGCCAAAGCAGTAAATGGGATCCTCAGACCTGGCCAGCCCATCCCCGGAACAATTGATAGAAGGCTGTATAAGGAAGGATAAGCGCTCGTGGGATATATTCGTGGAGCGCTACTCAAAGGTAGTGTATTGGGCGATAAGGGACAGGCTGAAAAGGCTCGGGTATAATTTCGAGGACGAAGACATAAATGACATCCACCAGGATGTCTTTATCGCTTTATGGGCCGGCGATAAACTTGCCCAGATCAAAGAGAGGGACAAGGTCGCCGGATGGCTCGCCATGGTAGCCGGAAACGCGGCAGTTGACCATTTCAGGAAGATGAAGCGCCAGTCGCCGCCGAATTCGATATCGATATACGAAGAGATATATAAGAATGAAGACGGCGGAGCTGGGACGCTCGAAGAGGTCCTGCCGTCAAAGGCCCCGGGCCCGGACAGGGAAGCGCAATTAAGCGATGCCCGGGAGGCGCTGGAGTCGGCCATCGAGGAGCTTAAGCCGAAGGAGAGGATAGTTGTAAAACTCGGCCTCCTCCACG contains:
- a CDS encoding sigma-70 family RNA polymerase sigma factor, producing the protein MGSSDLASPSPEQLIEGCIRKDKRSWDIFVERYSKVVYWAIRDRLKRLGYNFEDEDINDIHQDVFIALWAGDKLAQIKERDKVAGWLAMVAGNAAVDHFRKMKRQSPPNSISIYEEIYKNEDGGAGTLEEVLPSKAPGPDREAQLSDAREALESAIEELKPKERIVVKLGLLHGMKHNEIADTLNIPLNTVSTTISRAKKYLKEKLEKERLL
- a CDS encoding M48 family metallopeptidase, with translation MKLPLILALFYVFSAFPAVYAEYNSVTGRDEAVNTSTEAEVAQGDAIAKQIERQVKLVEDKHMQDRVELIGNNLARVCDRKDIIYHFKVIDIDDINAVSLPGGWVYVFKGLVTKCKNDDELAGVIAHEIGHIAARHSVKQQQAGSIMDLITIASALAGGGGASQATGLAATSLMYSYSRRDEFEADKRAVMYTEKAGYDPRALITFMKTMHDAERDRIRPYTYFRSHPYEGERIANINREINGQQTFTDWINEPIDKDRW
- the thyX gene encoding FAD-dependent thymidylate synthase, with product MPQQIKVLDNGYVTLVDSMGGDKAVIEGARRCYMSEPQGESADSKLIRHLISKDHGTPFEHAYFRFDVKCPIFVARQWIRHRIGTYNEMSLRYCLAKRDFYTPENLSGEALVKYKKSINDAFDTYEAIVASGIKREQARGVLPLSLYTLYYWTVNARSLMNFLKLRLDKAAQPEIREYAKALLEIFRETMPVTAKAFEEKVMPKQ
- a CDS encoding sugar-binding protein, with translation MKAKFLFPAIILCLIFLTARNAYPADKPQQKPGVRIPKAVKPVLIDGNLDEYPGYAIRMDGESFEKLQYFEYGGKDDISADIYLLWDNENLYVAARVTDDLPFDNNKEGPDIWDGDAIEVLLGMDGKADPARIYFGKGDYQIGLSPGNNKDIKPGEWVWRRDDYRSGIEVASKQRDKGYIIEAKIPFKVLGGFKPELGKKFDFDIAVDDSDKGKRKAQLAWTGTKEFYSDPSQWGTAVLAAPQAAFTLSYAAIIGIIIAVTAIVVFMTFTVHKPK
- a CDS encoding methyl-accepting chemotaxis protein translates to MTKAPEHRNRRRNYFIKKKFQASFIVKFCLLLISACLIMSVISLLLTKKTVTTSFEGLRLIVKSTADYILPVLASSGMIAIVLVSLATIAVLLFISHRIYGPIYRLEKDVAEIGKGNLTVEVRLREHDEFKDLGGIINAAVKNIKDPLSSSQAKIKELEEEVKGMRSLLRSKDAPGGEIEKRLGDIEKKIGQVKNNLSYFRISPVFLFLLLFAAATASASVISEDGRFSDGSDWTSVNSLYCTVFFKDGVDLAAVNGRIDTYKIDYGLTEKPPRGGDDTKDEIAYKFDLIFSKVQEILDMRPKDLRMNVRIYRGQDDLDRVYVEIFRQDNKFIAYYIFKLNTLFASEEKVSANVLAHEIAHCVVDHYFSVIPPTKVAEMIAQYADVHLRN